A single uncultured Acetobacterium sp. DNA region contains:
- a CDS encoding leucine-rich repeat domain-containing protein has protein sequence MFTIIIIQIVSFTTTYQVFAETIGDDTIHDSGTGTVEDPYVYDVDALSKVSWKHLKTIGDEQIHEIYQIVENEVMQYSWYFSPEICKNPSISGPYFLGINKYLINKSDNLPGGSSDEALYFSFALKRDFPGGVKIKLNVSDNFADGTVLALNYYGGYNSTSDHGDSPLILPGEIYTCSGAEAVASGLTVTDGYVEFYVRHGGNYYLKPESKGNATINSDEVVLGKIGELFSGKIAATIADNFGKTIEGTVTAGDLNGIKKLYLADLQLDSLDELGKYNFSGLEQLTASGNNLRKVPLLKAPQITYLDLSHNKIDDITGLYQMPTLKNILLSDNRITNVGDLNSFTKLTTLDLSNNKVTSWGAETKNDTLRYLKLSGNKIEKEIDTSGLTVLEELEYDPDASRVAASGSEKKKENGKFIENGSIIVISLIIVIAIVMIKVYFKKE, from the coding sequence TTGTTTACAATAATTATCATCCAGATTGTCAGTTTTACGACTACATACCAGGTTTTTGCTGAAACAATTGGGGATGATACCATTCATGATTCAGGAACGGGAACAGTGGAAGATCCTTATGTATATGACGTTGATGCGCTCTCGAAAGTTTCATGGAAACACCTGAAAACAATTGGTGATGAGCAGATTCATGAAATCTATCAAATTGTTGAAAATGAGGTGATGCAATATAGTTGGTATTTTTCGCCTGAAATTTGCAAAAACCCTTCAATTAGCGGACCCTATTTCCTGGGGATTAACAAATATTTAATCAACAAATCTGATAATTTGCCAGGGGGAAGCAGTGACGAAGCGCTCTATTTTTCGTTTGCTCTAAAACGGGATTTCCCCGGAGGCGTCAAAATTAAACTAAATGTTTCAGATAATTTTGCGGATGGAACCGTTTTGGCGTTGAATTATTATGGCGGTTATAATTCAACGAGTGATCATGGCGACAGTCCGCTGATCTTACCAGGAGAAATCTATACCTGTTCGGGCGCCGAAGCGGTTGCTTCAGGGCTAACCGTAACTGATGGATATGTGGAATTTTATGTCCGGCATGGCGGCAATTATTATTTGAAACCGGAAAGTAAAGGCAATGCAACGATTAATTCAGATGAAGTTGTGCTCGGTAAAATTGGCGAACTTTTTAGTGGTAAAATCGCCGCAACGATTGCCGATAATTTTGGCAAAACCATTGAAGGTACGGTTACTGCTGGGGATTTAAACGGTATTAAAAAACTATATTTGGCGGATCTGCAATTAGACAGCTTGGATGAACTTGGTAAATATAATTTTAGCGGGTTGGAGCAACTAACGGCTTCGGGAAATAACTTGAGAAAGGTTCCGCTTTTGAAAGCACCACAAATAACTTACCTGGATTTATCACACAATAAAATTGATGATATTACCGGATTATACCAAATGCCCACCTTGAAAAATATTTTATTATCCGATAATCGCATTACAAATGTAGGGGACTTAAACAGTTTTACAAAATTAACGACATTAGATTTAAGCAATAACAAAGTTACTTCATGGGGTGCGGAAACAAAAAATGATACACTCCGATACCTAAAGCTTAGTGGGAATAAAATCGAAAAGGAAATTGACACATCAGGGCTTACGGTATTAGAAGAACTGGAATATGATCCAGACGCTTCACGAGTTGCAGCATCAGGATCTGAAAAGAAGAAAGAAAATGGAAAATTTATAGAAAATGGATCTATAATTGTTATTAGTTTAATAATTGTTATCGCAATCGTGATGATTAAAGTTTATTTTAAAAAGGAGTAG
- a CDS encoding ABC transporter substrate-binding protein has translation MNYFENNVMALMPCAVKVPMEAKIAGYIKNKNLSLKYEILSNAVVQADFFEDLKTIEDIDSLPDVMIAPGFSRFFFPSFVERFIKTGAFQSSLDFEVSAAYQESGVIDPNAYYDIVAVNPLVFLVDQTNYPDLEPPQKWADLLSSQYEQKIAFRGHTDEDLCEGILFEIYHNHGIEGIKRLARNVKSRLHPSQMVAFAGSKKAEAPFISVIPLSFANLVKESDTIRVVWPEDGAVMNPVVMLTKKNCSEDAKVVSRYFISEEVGDLFSEVGFCSLRPGLEARMPRFGKYKWIGWDFLLQTDVKKLHEELNQVVNTHSLERAK, from the coding sequence ATGAATTATTTTGAAAACAACGTGATGGCATTGATGCCGTGTGCAGTTAAAGTGCCAATGGAAGCAAAGATTGCAGGTTACATTAAAAATAAAAATCTTTCCCTAAAATATGAGATCTTATCCAATGCCGTCGTCCAGGCTGATTTTTTTGAAGATCTTAAGACCATTGAGGATATTGATAGTCTTCCGGATGTCATGATTGCTCCGGGATTCAGCCGTTTTTTCTTTCCTTCATTTGTTGAACGATTTATAAAAACGGGTGCCTTTCAATCATCCCTTGACTTTGAGGTGTCAGCGGCCTATCAGGAATCAGGCGTTATTGACCCCAATGCTTACTACGATATCGTCGCTGTCAACCCGCTTGTTTTTTTAGTTGATCAAACGAATTATCCCGACCTTGAGCCGCCCCAAAAATGGGCTGATCTTCTGTCCTCGCAATATGAGCAGAAAATTGCCTTTAGGGGTCATACTGACGAGGATTTGTGTGAGGGCATATTATTTGAAATTTATCATAACCACGGCATTGAAGGAATAAAACGGTTGGCTCGAAATGTAAAATCAAGGCTGCATCCATCACAGATGGTAGCTTTTGCCGGAAGCAAAAAAGCGGAAGCTCCCTTTATCAGCGTGATTCCGCTATCCTTTGCAAATCTTGTAAAGGAAAGCGACACGATCCGGGTGGTCTGGCCGGAAGATGGTGCGGTTATGAATCCGGTTGTGATGTTGACGAAAAAGAATTGCAGCGAAGACGCAAAGGTCGTTTCAAGATATTTTATCAGTGAAGAGGTTGGCGATTTATTTAGTGAGGTCGGTTTTTGCTCGCTTCGTCCGGGGCTTGAGGCAAGAATGCCCCGCTTTGGAAAATATAAGTGGATCGGGTGGGATTTTCTCCTTCAGACGGATGTAAAAAAACTCCATGAGGAACTGAATCAGGTGGTTAATACACACTCACTGGAAAGGGCGAAATAG
- a CDS encoding GTP-binding protein, translated as MRLITFSGPPSSGKTSVIISTIRALKNNGADVAVVKMDCLTSDDKELYQKENIPVGVGLSGNLCPDHFFITNIEACFKWGIKKNVDYLITESAGLCNRCSPHISGVMAVCVIDNLMGVNTPKKIGPMLKMADIVIITKGDIVSQAEREVFAFKVRQTNSKCLILNVNGITGQGCSEFATILAQAQEHDAVTGEKLRFSMPAAVCSYCLGEKKIGKEYQLGNMRKVEFHD; from the coding sequence ATGCGTCTCATTACCTTTTCTGGGCCGCCTTCATCGGGAAAAACCTCTGTCATTATCAGCACCATCAGGGCCCTTAAAAATAATGGCGCTGACGTAGCGGTTGTAAAAATGGATTGCCTTACCTCCGATGACAAGGAGCTCTATCAGAAAGAAAACATCCCGGTTGGGGTCGGGCTTTCCGGCAATCTTTGTCCGGACCACTTTTTTATCACCAATATTGAAGCGTGTTTTAAGTGGGGCATAAAAAAAAATGTCGACTATCTGATTACCGAAAGTGCCGGTCTTTGCAATCGCTGCTCTCCGCACATTTCCGGGGTTATGGCTGTTTGTGTGATTGATAATCTAATGGGTGTCAATACGCCCAAAAAAATTGGACCGATGCTTAAAATGGCAGATATCGTGATCATTACAAAAGGGGATATTGTCTCTCAAGCTGAAAGAGAAGTCTTTGCGTTTAAGGTAAGACAGACCAACTCGAAATGTCTGATTCTCAATGTGAATGGGATAACGGGTCAAGGATGTAGTGAATTTGCAACAATTTTAGCACAAGCCCAGGAACATGATGCGGTTACCGGTGAAAAGCTGCGGTTTTCCATGCCCGCCGCCGTCTGCTCTTATTGCCTGGGAGAGAAAAAAATCGGCAAGGAGTATCAATTAGGTAATATGCGAAAGGTTGAATTTCATGATTAA
- a CDS encoding ATP-binding cassette domain-containing protein — protein sequence MINSIPDETIAIIFKTYPYCHDFFDAMVVDYPPEDKYHLTVKEYFESLDSYELQIKGVEQEALVGQFVSFMENMEERQKSVQWNIESLTIIGGQNKYGEQENVSICLKPGDVVSIVGPTGSGKSRLLGDIEWLAQGDTPTKRRILINETIPPQSWRFSIEHKLVAQLSQNMNFVMDLTVEEFIKMHGESRMISDTEEKTRLILKKANELAGEEISLDTPVTALSGGQSRALMIADTAFLSSSPIVLIDEIENAGIDRKIAISLLVTNEKIVLIATHDPVLALSAERRIVIKNGGIEKIIETSGNEKEQLHELEALNQKLMNYRERLRNGESF from the coding sequence ATGATTAACTCAATACCAGATGAAACGATTGCGATCATTTTTAAAACTTATCCTTATTGTCACGATTTTTTCGACGCTATGGTTGTTGATTATCCTCCAGAAGACAAATATCATCTAACGGTTAAAGAATATTTTGAGAGCCTCGACAGCTATGAACTCCAAATAAAAGGGGTTGAACAGGAAGCGCTTGTCGGCCAGTTTGTGTCATTTATGGAGAATATGGAAGAACGTCAAAAAAGTGTTCAGTGGAATATTGAGTCACTGACGATTATCGGGGGTCAGAACAAGTATGGCGAACAGGAAAATGTCAGCATTTGTCTCAAACCGGGTGATGTTGTGTCGATCGTTGGCCCAACCGGTTCTGGGAAAAGTCGCTTACTGGGAGATATTGAATGGCTTGCTCAGGGTGATACACCAACCAAACGACGGATATTGATAAATGAGACAATCCCGCCTCAGTCTTGGCGATTTTCCATTGAGCATAAACTCGTTGCCCAGCTTTCGCAGAACATGAATTTCGTCATGGATCTGACGGTGGAAGAATTTATAAAAATGCACGGTGAAAGCAGAATGATTTCCGATACCGAAGAAAAGACCCGGTTGATTCTGAAAAAGGCAAATGAACTTGCTGGTGAAGAAATATCTCTTGATACCCCTGTAACCGCACTTTCTGGAGGGCAGTCCCGAGCGCTGATGATTGCCGACACCGCTTTTTTGAGCTCATCGCCCATTGTCCTGATTGATGAAATCGAAAATGCGGGAATTGATCGAAAAATAGCGATATCCCTTTTGGTTACGAATGAAAAAATTGTTTTGATCGCAACCCATGATCCCGTTCTTGCCCTCAGTGCCGAAAGGCGAATTGTCATCAAGAATGGTGGGATTGAAAAAATAATTGAAACTTCCGGGAATGAAAAAGAACAGCTCCATGAACTTGAGGCGTTAAATCAGAAGCTGATGAATTATCGGGAACGCCTAAGAAATGGAGAAAGTTTTTGA
- a CDS encoding 50S ribosomal protein L25, giving the protein MNEKVTIAIEKREKMSGSAGKKLRKIGYIPGAINRKGLESVSVKINKDELVKNIHKYGKNYLYTLDLEGQESYAAMIKEIQHAPIKGEILNVVFQEVSITEPIKFDLNIKIIGKEAIELRELNFVQQMDKIHVTGLPQDIPDFLEIDVTNLNLNDKICVGDINYPKGIETEIEADKIVLVINEMRLEDTVTEDALANESSETVPE; this is encoded by the coding sequence ATGAACGAAAAAGTAACAATTGCAATCGAAAAAAGAGAAAAGATGAGCGGCAGTGCCGGAAAAAAACTGAGAAAAATAGGTTATATTCCAGGTGCGATCAATCGAAAAGGTCTGGAATCCGTTTCAGTAAAAATAAATAAAGATGAATTAGTAAAAAACATTCATAAGTATGGGAAGAATTATTTATATACTCTTGATCTTGAGGGGCAGGAATCATATGCTGCAATGATAAAAGAGATTCAACATGCCCCAATTAAAGGCGAAATTTTAAATGTCGTTTTTCAGGAAGTATCCATTACCGAACCCATTAAGTTTGATCTTAATATTAAAATAATCGGCAAGGAAGCAATCGAATTAAGAGAACTTAATTTTGTGCAGCAAATGGACAAGATCCATGTGACAGGATTACCACAGGATATACCTGATTTTCTTGAAATCGATGTAACGAATCTTAATTTGAATGATAAAATATGTGTCGGCGATATTAATTATCCCAAAGGAATTGAAACAGAAATTGAAGCGGATAAAATAGTATTAGTGATAAATGAAATGAGATTAGAAGATACGGTCACAGAAGATGCGTTAGCTAATGAAAGTTCAGAAACCGTGCCGGAATAA
- a CDS encoding GntR family transcriptional regulator, translated as MNIGNRKFLTTEEVYQDLFHNIETLVYMPGERISENDLCETYGVSRHIVRNAITQLKAQGLITVYPQRGTYVSLIDMKLVEDILYVREAVEQEALCRVMNLSNTTELLDHLEANITEQKKIINREITVDDFNTADTAFHRNLLNAVGKGNVLDLLKEAYVHVKRWKNFELRDEKRYEQIIRDHQSIVDAIKTRSSIDGRNALHQHLDTVTNLRDVFTTANPEYFISPQE; from the coding sequence GTGAATATAGGCAATAGAAAATTTTTAACAACAGAAGAGGTCTATCAGGATCTATTTCATAACATCGAAACGCTTGTTTATATGCCTGGTGAACGCATTAGTGAAAATGATCTCTGTGAAACATATGGGGTCTCCCGGCATATTGTGCGGAATGCCATCACCCAACTAAAAGCCCAGGGCTTGATTACGGTTTACCCCCAACGGGGCACCTATGTCAGTTTAATAGATATGAAACTGGTCGAGGACATTTTGTACGTTCGGGAGGCCGTGGAACAGGAAGCGTTATGTCGGGTTATGAATCTTTCCAACACGACGGAACTTCTTGATCATCTGGAAGCGAATATTACTGAACAAAAAAAAATCATCAACCGTGAAATAACGGTTGATGATTTTAATACCGCCGATACGGCCTTTCATCGTAATCTGCTGAATGCCGTCGGCAAAGGCAATGTGCTGGATCTTCTAAAAGAGGCATACGTTCATGTTAAACGCTGGAAAAATTTTGAACTGCGTGATGAAAAACGATATGAACAAATAATCCGTGATCATCAATCCATTGTTGATGCAATCAAAACACGAAGCTCAATTGATGGACGAAATGCTCTCCATCAGCATCTGGACACGGTCACCAATTTACGGGATGTTTTTACCACCGCAAACCCGGAATATTTTATCAGCCCCCAAGAATAA
- a CDS encoding CoA transferase encodes MTLKLLEGVKVLELATFIAAPAATRAMADWGAQVIKIESIGGDPIRFVGPGNKMPLDQDESLAFDFENANKQGIALNLKSAKGMEIFMKLLDEADIFVTNLRTQALVKLGIDYETLSSKKPELVFGQVLGYGAKGPLKDKPGFDFTAFAARGGYSGTLYEKGTSPVNIVPGFGDHACGMYLGNGLLAAYIHALKTGKGEKVTVSLFHAAVYGLAIVIHSAQYGNKYPISREDMLNPLQSTYITKDEIWVQLALPDYNRTIGKFSEVIGQPELAKDERFDTLAHVSKNPQELNRIIFAAIKEKTLEECTKMFDEADLCFEICQTWEQIIEDPQAWESDIFEKIDYPSGPKAMTRTPVMFENAGLPDYKKGPTYGGNTNEILSSIGFTAEDIDSMRGNGEIQ; translated from the coding sequence ATGACACTTAAACTATTAGAAGGTGTAAAGGTTTTGGAACTGGCTACGTTCATTGCAGCACCAGCTGCAACACGGGCGATGGCTGATTGGGGTGCTCAAGTTATAAAAATTGAATCCATCGGAGGAGATCCGATTCGATTTGTTGGACCAGGAAATAAAATGCCTTTGGATCAGGATGAAAGTTTGGCATTTGATTTTGAAAACGCCAACAAACAAGGAATTGCCTTGAATCTCAAAAGCGCAAAGGGAATGGAAATTTTCATGAAGCTCCTTGATGAGGCCGATATTTTCGTCACCAATCTGAGAACCCAGGCATTAGTCAAACTTGGTATTGACTATGAAACCCTTTCCAGTAAAAAGCCGGAACTGGTCTTTGGACAGGTTTTAGGTTATGGCGCCAAAGGTCCATTAAAAGACAAACCCGGATTTGACTTCACAGCTTTTGCGGCTCGCGGCGGATACAGCGGTACCTTATATGAAAAAGGAACTTCACCTGTAAATATTGTTCCTGGTTTTGGTGATCATGCTTGTGGGATGTATTTAGGAAACGGTCTGTTGGCAGCCTATATCCATGCTTTAAAAACTGGCAAAGGCGAGAAAGTAACCGTCAGCTTATTCCATGCGGCAGTTTATGGTTTGGCCATCGTCATCCATTCCGCACAATATGGAAACAAGTATCCAATCAGTCGTGAAGATATGCTAAATCCATTGCAATCAACCTACATCACCAAAGATGAGATCTGGGTTCAACTGGCGCTACCGGATTATAACCGCACCATCGGTAAATTCAGCGAAGTCATCGGTCAACCTGAATTGGCGAAAGACGAGCGGTTCGATACTCTGGCACACGTTTCTAAAAATCCTCAGGAACTGAACCGTATCATTTTTGCAGCAATCAAAGAAAAAACTTTGGAAGAGTGCACAAAAATGTTTGATGAAGCGGATCTCTGTTTTGAAATTTGTCAGACATGGGAACAGATTATCGAAGATCCACAGGCGTGGGAAAGTGATATTTTTGAAAAAATAGATTATCCATCCGGTCCAAAAGCGATGACTCGAACACCGGTTATGTTTGAAAATGCTGGTTTACCAGATTATAAAAAAGGCCCAACCTATGGTGGCAATACAAACGAAATTTTGAGCAGTATCGGCTTTACCGCTGAAGATATTGACTCAATGAGAGGAAATGGTGAAATACAATAA
- a CDS encoding acyl-CoA dehydratase activase: protein MRTLGIDIGSTTSKCVLLEDGERIIGTELLVAGIGTIGAEKIMETVLKKAQLTRNDIDFVMATGYGRRNFDPAHGELSELSCHAKGVLFKNPQVRTIIDIGGQDAKVLRINDKGVMENFMMNDKCAAGTGRFLDVMANILQMPIDELEKRAELAEKAAKISSTCTVFAESEVISQLASGETVENVIAGICNSVASRVAGLAKRVGIKEEVFMSGGVAKNGGVRKALEKELQVPIKWSETSQMMGALGAAISAYEQVKKRGVLNE, encoded by the coding sequence ATACGAACACTGGGAATCGATATTGGATCAACCACCTCGAAATGTGTTCTGCTGGAAGACGGCGAACGCATCATCGGGACGGAACTTCTTGTTGCCGGGATTGGGACAATCGGAGCTGAAAAAATCATGGAGACTGTCCTGAAAAAGGCTCAGTTGACCCGAAACGATATCGACTTTGTGATGGCTACCGGATATGGGCGCCGAAATTTTGATCCGGCCCACGGCGAGTTAAGTGAGCTGAGCTGTCATGCCAAAGGGGTGCTGTTCAAAAACCCCCAGGTTCGCACGATTATTGATATCGGCGGCCAGGATGCCAAGGTGTTGCGGATCAACGACAAAGGAGTCATGGAAAACTTCATGATGAATGATAAATGTGCAGCCGGAACCGGACGGTTTTTGGATGTCATGGCAAACATTCTCCAGATGCCCATCGATGAATTGGAAAAAAGGGCAGAATTAGCTGAAAAAGCGGCTAAAATATCCAGTACCTGTACAGTTTTTGCGGAATCTGAGGTTATTTCTCAGTTGGCTTCCGGAGAAACGGTAGAAAACGTCATTGCTGGCATCTGTAATTCGGTGGCAAGCCGGGTTGCGGGGTTGGCAAAGCGTGTTGGTATCAAAGAAGAAGTTTTTATGAGTGGCGGCGTCGCAAAGAACGGCGGCGTCAGAAAAGCATTGGAAAAAGAATTGCAGGTTCCTATTAAGTGGTCAGAAACATCACAGATGATGGGTGCTTTAGGGGCTGCGATCAGTGCCTATGAACAAGTAAAAAAGAGAGGTGTTTTAAATGAGTAA
- a CDS encoding 2-hydroxyacyl-CoA dehydratase: protein MSNEVKKKSPPDPNSAKFKLGKIATDAYVDAQAAKDRGEMIGWCSSNFPVEIPETLGLAVCYPENQAAGIAARGGGERLCNISEDDGYSNDICAYARISLAYAKTKDAPEQNMPAPDFLLCCNNICNCMIKWYENLAKDLNIPMIIIDIPFNPDYEVSDAQVAYVKAQFLEAIKQLEELTGKKWTEEKYKEVMEYSGRTSRAWLAATSEAKHTPSPFNGFDLLNHMAVMVTARGKKEAAEAMEVLHKEYLENVETGNSTFRGEEKHRIMFEGIACWPYLRATSTGLKSRGINMVTTIYADAFGFIYDDFDGMVKAYCNVPNAMNLENARDKRVKLIKANHVEGLLVHTNRSCKLWSGFMAEMSRQIAEECEIPHVAFDGDQADPRNFSEAQYETRVQGLTEIMESKKGGC from the coding sequence ATGAGTAATGAAGTAAAGAAAAAAAGTCCACCAGATCCTAATTCGGCAAAGTTTAAATTAGGAAAAATCGCAACAGATGCCTACGTCGATGCTCAAGCAGCTAAAGATCGTGGAGAAATGATCGGTTGGTGTTCATCCAATTTTCCGGTAGAAATACCTGAGACATTAGGGTTGGCGGTTTGTTATCCAGAAAACCAGGCAGCTGGAATCGCAGCTCGTGGTGGTGGCGAACGTTTATGTAATATTAGTGAAGATGATGGCTATTCCAATGATATCTGTGCCTATGCCAGAATCAGTTTAGCTTATGCAAAAACAAAAGATGCCCCAGAACAAAACATGCCAGCACCGGATTTCTTATTATGCTGTAACAATATTTGTAACTGTATGATCAAATGGTATGAAAACCTGGCTAAAGATCTGAACATTCCGATGATCATTATTGACATTCCGTTTAACCCAGATTATGAAGTTTCTGACGCTCAGGTAGCATACGTCAAAGCGCAGTTCCTTGAGGCGATTAAACAGCTGGAAGAACTGACTGGTAAAAAATGGACCGAAGAAAAATATAAAGAAGTCATGGAATACTCCGGCCGTACAAGTCGGGCCTGGTTAGCGGCAACATCTGAAGCAAAACATACGCCTTCACCTTTTAATGGCTTTGATCTTTTAAACCACATGGCGGTTATGGTAACAGCTCGAGGTAAAAAAGAAGCGGCAGAAGCCATGGAAGTTCTTCATAAAGAGTATCTGGAAAACGTAGAAACTGGAAACAGTACCTTCCGTGGTGAAGAAAAACATCGGATTATGTTTGAAGGAATTGCCTGCTGGCCTTATCTTCGTGCAACATCAACGGGTCTGAAAAGCCGTGGCATCAATATGGTAACAACCATCTATGCCGATGCTTTTGGTTTTATCTATGATGACTTTGATGGCATGGTAAAGGCATACTGTAATGTACCAAACGCCATGAATCTGGAAAATGCTCGTGATAAACGGGTAAAACTGATCAAAGCTAATCATGTCGAAGGTTTACTGGTTCATACCAATCGCTCATGTAAATTATGGAGCGGCTTCATGGCTGAAATGAGTCGACAAATCGCTGAAGAATGCGAAATCCCTCATGTCGCATTTGATGGGGATCAAGCAGATCCACGAAATTTCTCAGAAGCTCAATATGAAACCAGAGTCCAAGGCTTAACCGAAATTATGGAATCAAAAAAAGGAGGCTGCTAA
- a CDS encoding 2-hydroxyacyl-CoA dehydratase family protein, with protein sequence MSDLKQSLQAFHKIASSPKEQLKNYLAQDKKVVLCAPVYTPEEIVHAMGMVPFGTWGADIEIKEAKTYFPAFICSVMQSVLELGIRGEFEGASAIIIPSLCDSLKCLGENWKSSVENIPFIPMVYPQNRKADFGKAFTKAGYERVIADLEKATGQSFDDAKLQESITIYNEHNAVMRELSDCLNDYPEITAADRNAIFQSAFYMEKSEHTALVKGLISELTKTEKTANNKIKIVTTGILVDADDLLQIFDDNNIQIVADNVASESRQYRVDANPAETGLDSLAGKFADMDNCSVLFNVDKAIAQFTVDLVSKYQANGVIFVMTKFCDPEEFDYVMIKKACAETNIPLLLVEIDRQMTNYEQVRTAVETFSEILK encoded by the coding sequence ATGTCAGATTTAAAACAAAGTTTACAAGCATTTCATAAAATTGCATCCTCACCAAAGGAACAATTAAAAAACTATCTTGCTCAGGACAAAAAAGTTGTCCTTTGTGCCCCAGTTTATACCCCGGAAGAAATTGTTCATGCTATGGGAATGGTTCCATTTGGCACCTGGGGAGCTGACATTGAAATCAAAGAAGCGAAAACCTATTTTCCAGCGTTTATCTGTTCAGTTATGCAATCAGTGTTGGAATTGGGCATCCGCGGCGAATTTGAAGGCGCCTCCGCAATCATTATTCCGTCATTATGCGACTCGTTAAAATGTTTGGGTGAAAACTGGAAATCTTCAGTTGAAAATATTCCGTTTATCCCGATGGTCTATCCGCAGAATCGTAAAGCCGATTTTGGCAAAGCGTTTACCAAGGCCGGATACGAACGTGTAATTGCTGATTTGGAAAAAGCTACCGGCCAGAGTTTTGATGATGCCAAGTTGCAAGAATCCATCACCATCTATAACGAACACAATGCCGTCATGCGAGAATTGTCAGACTGTTTAAATGATTATCCAGAAATTACCGCAGCTGATCGTAACGCCATTTTCCAAAGTGCTTTCTATATGGAAAAATCCGAACATACTGCATTGGTAAAAGGCTTAATCAGTGAACTGACTAAAACTGAGAAAACTGCAAACAATAAAATTAAAATTGTCACAACGGGTATTCTGGTTGATGCTGATGATCTGCTGCAGATATTTGATGATAATAACATCCAAATAGTTGCGGATAATGTCGCCAGTGAATCAAGACAATATCGTGTTGATGCCAACCCAGCAGAAACTGGCCTGGATAGCTTGGCCGGTAAATTTGCTGATATGGATAATTGTTCGGTTCTCTTTAATGTTGACAAAGCAATCGCTCAATTTACCGTCGATCTGGTCTCAAAATATCAGGCCAATGGCGTAATTTTCGTTATGACAAAATTCTGTGATCCTGAAGAATTTGACTATGTCATGATAAAAAAGGCCTGTGCAGAAACCAATATTCCATTATTATTGGTTGAAATCGACCGCCAGATGACCAACTACGAACAGGTCAGAACAGCTGTAGAAACTTTTAGTGAAATACTAAAATAA